One Kineococcus radiotolerans SRS30216 = ATCC BAA-149 DNA window includes the following coding sequences:
- the pyk gene encoding pyruvate kinase → MRRAKIVCTLGPAVAGHDGLRSLVDAGMDVARLNLSHGSHDDHRANFEGVRAAAAATGRSVAILADLQGPKIRLGRFADGPHDLAVGDVFTITTEDVVGTREICSTTYAGLPGDVSVGDAILIDDGKVGLVVTAVEGPRVTTLVTVPGPVSNNKGINLPGVAVSVPALSEKDVEDLRFALRLGVDMVALSFVRSAADADDVHKVMDEEGITVPVIAKVEKPQAVQNLREVVAAFDGIMVARGDLGVELPLEEVPLVQKLAIELARRQAKPVIVATQMLESMITAPRPTRAEASDCANAVLDGADALMLSGETSVGAFPYEAVRTMARIIENTETHGAERIAALGTVPHTKGGAITLAAAEVGKQLDAKLLVTFTQSGDSARRLSRLRSGIPLLAFTPDEATRRRLALSWGIEPEFAAFISTTDEMVKEVDRRLQEMGRCAVGDLVVIVAGAPPGIVGSTNALRVHRIGDATSGMSAAYA, encoded by the coding sequence ATGCGCAGAGCGAAGATCGTCTGCACCCTCGGGCCCGCGGTCGCGGGTCACGACGGGTTGCGGTCACTGGTGGACGCCGGGATGGACGTCGCCCGACTGAACTTGAGCCACGGCTCCCACGACGACCACCGCGCGAACTTCGAGGGGGTGCGGGCGGCGGCGGCCGCCACCGGACGGTCGGTGGCGATCCTCGCGGACCTGCAGGGCCCCAAGATCCGCCTCGGGAGGTTCGCCGACGGGCCCCACGACCTCGCGGTCGGTGACGTGTTCACGATCACCACCGAGGACGTGGTGGGGACCCGGGAGATCTGCTCCACGACCTACGCCGGCCTGCCGGGGGACGTGTCGGTGGGTGACGCGATCCTCATCGACGACGGCAAGGTGGGTCTCGTGGTCACCGCCGTCGAGGGCCCGCGGGTCACCACGCTGGTGACCGTCCCCGGCCCGGTCAGCAACAACAAGGGCATCAACCTGCCCGGGGTCGCGGTGAGCGTCCCGGCGCTGTCGGAGAAGGACGTCGAGGACCTCCGCTTCGCCCTCCGGCTCGGCGTCGACATGGTCGCGCTGTCGTTCGTCCGCTCCGCCGCGGACGCCGACGACGTGCACAAGGTCATGGACGAGGAGGGGATCACCGTCCCCGTCATCGCCAAGGTCGAGAAGCCGCAGGCCGTGCAGAACCTGCGCGAGGTCGTCGCCGCCTTCGACGGCATCATGGTCGCCCGCGGCGACCTCGGCGTCGAGCTGCCGCTGGAGGAGGTGCCGCTGGTCCAGAAGCTGGCCATCGAGCTGGCCCGCCGCCAGGCCAAGCCGGTCATCGTCGCCACCCAGATGCTCGAGTCGATGATCACCGCTCCGCGCCCGACCCGCGCGGAGGCCTCCGACTGCGCCAACGCCGTCCTCGACGGCGCCGACGCGCTCATGCTCTCCGGCGAGACCAGCGTGGGGGCGTTCCCCTACGAGGCCGTCCGGACGATGGCCCGCATCATCGAGAACACCGAGACCCACGGCGCCGAGCGGATCGCCGCCCTGGGCACCGTGCCGCACACCAAGGGCGGGGCCATCACCCTGGCCGCCGCCGAGGTCGGCAAGCAGCTCGACGCCAAGCTGCTGGTGACGTTCACCCAGTCCGGCGACTCCGCGCGCCGGCTGTCCCGGCTGCGCTCGGGCATCCCGCTGCTGGCCTTCACCCCCGACGAGGCGACCCGCCGGCGCCTGGCCCTGTCCTGGGGCATCGAGCCGGAGTTCGCGGCCTTCATCTCCACCACCGACGAGATGGTCAAGGAGGTGGACCGCCGCCTGCAGGAGATGGGCCGCTGCGCCGTCGGCGACCTCGTCGTCATCGTGGCCGGTGCCCCCCCGGGGATCGTCGGCTCCACCAACGCCCTGCGCGTGCACCGCATCGGCGACGCGACGTCGGGGATGTCGGCGGCCTACGCCTGA
- a CDS encoding ANTAR domain-containing response regulator, translating into MPRVTNTPDTPASSSATTRRVVVAEDEAIIRLDIVEMLTEAGYDVVGQAGDGEQAVALAEEHKPDLVVMDIKMPILDGISAAERIAKARIAPVVLLTAFSQAELVERARDAGAMAYVVKPFTSADLLPAVEIAVSRHQQIMALEDEVADLADRFETRKLVDRAKSKLQTQFGMSEPEAFRWIQKTSMDKRLTMREVATTVISAGGEDRG; encoded by the coding sequence ATGCCCCGCGTGACGAACACTCCCGACACCCCCGCCTCCTCCTCCGCGACCACTCGTCGGGTGGTCGTCGCGGAGGACGAGGCGATCATCCGTCTCGACATCGTCGAGATGCTCACCGAGGCCGGGTACGACGTCGTCGGCCAGGCGGGCGACGGCGAGCAGGCCGTGGCCCTGGCCGAGGAGCACAAGCCCGACCTCGTGGTCATGGACATCAAGATGCCGATCCTCGACGGCATCTCCGCGGCCGAGCGCATCGCCAAGGCGCGCATCGCGCCGGTCGTCCTGCTGACGGCGTTCTCCCAGGCCGAGCTGGTGGAGCGCGCTCGCGACGCCGGGGCCATGGCCTACGTCGTCAAGCCCTTCACCTCCGCCGACCTGCTGCCGGCCGTGGAGATCGCGGTGAGCCGCCACCAGCAGATCATGGCCCTGGAGGACGAGGTCGCCGACCTCGCCGACCGCTTCGAGACCCGCAAGCTGGTCGACCGGGCCAAGTCCAAGCTGCAGACCCAGTTCGGCATGTCCGAGCCCGAGGCGTTCCGCTGGATCCAGAAGACGTCGATGGACAAGCGCCTCACGATGCGCGAGGTCGCCACCACGGTCATCAGCGCCGGTGGCGAGGACCGCGGCTGA
- a CDS encoding branched-chain amino acid ABC transporter substrate-binding protein yields MRSIVKLAAPAAAAALLLAACGTTGGDETTAAEGSSSGSSSCPADVSIGFFGALTGPNANLGVNEQNGVKLAVDQHNAESGACQVTVTPYDSQGDQNQAQGLAQQVVGDENVLGIVGPAFSGESKVADPIFDEAGIVGISPSATNPALAENGWKTFFRVLGNDASQGPAAATYISDTLGKQKVYVIDDATEYGKGLADIVRESLGAKAVKNNTIQTGQTDFSAVVADVQASGADAVFFGGYYPEGGLLLKQLRESGLSADKLAFITDDGAKDEGLITAAGAAAAEGALMTCPCLPPDKAGGTFVADYTEAYGTAPATYSAEAFDAANILLDGIAEGNVTREDLLAYVKSYDKPGVTKQLKFDEKGEPSEVSVWAYKVEGGEIVADQEINAS; encoded by the coding sequence GTGCGTTCCATCGTCAAACTCGCGGCCCCCGCCGCGGCTGCCGCCCTGCTCCTCGCCGCGTGCGGCACCACCGGCGGCGACGAGACCACCGCCGCCGAGGGCTCCTCGAGCGGCAGCAGCAGCTGCCCCGCAGACGTCAGCATCGGCTTCTTCGGTGCGCTGACCGGTCCCAACGCCAACCTCGGCGTCAACGAGCAGAACGGCGTGAAGCTCGCCGTGGACCAGCACAACGCCGAGAGCGGCGCGTGCCAGGTCACCGTGACCCCCTACGACTCCCAGGGCGACCAGAACCAGGCCCAGGGCCTCGCGCAGCAGGTCGTGGGCGACGAGAACGTCCTCGGCATCGTCGGCCCGGCCTTCTCCGGCGAGTCCAAGGTCGCCGACCCGATCTTCGACGAGGCCGGCATCGTCGGCATCAGCCCCTCGGCCACCAACCCCGCCCTGGCCGAGAACGGCTGGAAGACCTTCTTCCGCGTCCTGGGCAACGACGCCTCCCAGGGCCCCGCCGCCGCCACCTACATCTCCGACACCCTCGGCAAGCAGAAGGTGTACGTCATCGACGACGCCACCGAGTACGGCAAGGGCCTGGCCGACATCGTCCGCGAGAGCCTCGGGGCGAAGGCCGTCAAGAACAACACCATCCAGACCGGGCAGACGGACTTCTCCGCGGTCGTGGCCGACGTGCAGGCCTCCGGGGCCGACGCGGTCTTCTTCGGGGGGTACTACCCCGAGGGCGGGCTGCTGCTGAAGCAGCTGCGCGAGTCGGGCCTGAGCGCGGACAAGCTCGCCTTCATCACCGACGACGGCGCCAAGGACGAGGGCCTCATCACCGCCGCCGGTGCGGCGGCCGCCGAGGGCGCGCTCATGACCTGCCCGTGCCTGCCGCCGGACAAGGCCGGGGGCACCTTCGTCGCCGACTACACCGAGGCCTACGGCACCGCCCCGGCGACCTACTCGGCCGAGGCGTTCGACGCGGCGAACATCCTGCTCGACGGGATCGCCGAGGGCAACGTCACCCGCGAGGACCTGCTCGCCTACGTGAAGTCCTACGACAAGCCGGGCGTCACCAAGCAGCTCAAGTTCGACGAGAAGGGCGAGCCCAGCGAGGTCAGCGTCTGGGCCTACAAGGTCGAGGGCGGCGAGATCGTCGCCGACCAGGAGATCAACGCCTCCTGA
- a CDS encoding branched-chain amino acid ABC transporter permease, with amino-acid sequence MSTFLNLTFTGLVVGAIYALFALGYTLVYGVLRLINFAHSEVFMWGSFGAVWAMTLLGAHAGMGWPAAIGLLLVALVAAMLVSGGVALVVERVAYRRLREKNAPPLVALISAIGASFMLSEIMGLRDRIAGWLNLDGVLAPYVRQARENTAFVNPLPNVQVLEVAGFQIRSNQLIVLVAAIVMMIALDQFVRRSRLGRGVRAVSQNPEAAALMGVNQKRVVQLTFFIGGLMAGAAALLYLVHIGVTRYNVGFILGIKAFTAAVLGGIGNIRGALVGGLVLGLAENYATFFGLASSWKDVVSFLLLIVVLLFRPTGILGESLGKARA; translated from the coding sequence CTGTCCACGTTCCTGAACCTGACCTTCACCGGTCTGGTCGTCGGCGCGATCTACGCCCTCTTCGCGCTCGGCTACACCCTCGTCTACGGCGTCCTGCGCCTGATCAACTTCGCCCACTCCGAGGTCTTCATGTGGGGCAGCTTCGGCGCCGTCTGGGCCATGACCCTGCTGGGCGCGCACGCCGGCATGGGCTGGCCGGCCGCGATCGGCCTGCTGCTCGTCGCCCTCGTCGCCGCGATGCTCGTCAGCGGCGGCGTCGCCCTCGTGGTGGAACGCGTCGCCTACCGCCGGCTGCGGGAGAAGAACGCGCCCCCGCTGGTCGCGCTCATCTCCGCCATCGGCGCCTCGTTCATGCTCTCCGAGATCATGGGCCTGCGCGACCGCATCGCCGGCTGGCTGAACCTGGACGGCGTGCTCGCCCCCTACGTCCGCCAGGCCCGCGAGAACACCGCCTTCGTCAACCCCCTGCCGAACGTGCAGGTGCTGGAGGTCGCCGGGTTCCAGATCCGCAGCAACCAGCTCATCGTGCTCGTCGCCGCGATCGTCATGATGATCGCCCTGGACCAGTTCGTCCGCCGGTCGCGACTGGGCCGCGGGGTCCGCGCGGTGTCGCAGAACCCCGAGGCCGCCGCGCTCATGGGGGTCAACCAGAAGCGCGTCGTCCAGTTGACGTTCTTCATCGGCGGCCTCATGGCCGGTGCCGCGGCGCTGCTCTACCTCGTCCACATCGGGGTCACCCGCTACAACGTCGGCTTCATCCTCGGCATCAAGGCCTTCACCGCGGCCGTCCTCGGCGGCATCGGCAACATCCGCGGCGCGCTCGTGGGCGGGCTCGTCCTCGGCCTGGCCGAGAACTACGCCACGTTCTTCGGTCTCGCCTCGTCCTGGAAGGACGTCGTGTCCTTCCTGCTGCTGATCGTCGTCCTGCTGTTCCGGCCCACCGGCATCCTCGGCGAATCCCTCGGGAAGGCCCGCGCATGA
- a CDS encoding branched-chain amino acid ABC transporter permease: MSTSATAAKPARPAKPSFADRWTALPKPVQVLVWVLLALFFFVLPLLNLPIVSTPDAEFGSVLASVANYALVALGLNIVLGYAGLLDLGYVGFYAIGAYTVGVGGSLHGEINWFVLIIMAVTISTASGLLLGAPTLRVRGDYLAIVTLGFGEIIRLTALNTEWLNQARGITGIPRPPSTELFGLPSLVWDGATAKVDLGEGARSIFLKFGLLDAVPYYWLALIVIILVLIADKLLQASRVGRAWEATREDEEAAELNGVPTFRFKLLAFAMGAFVGGLSGALYASRIGAINPDSFMIQLSMMFLAAVVIGGQGNRWGAIVGGVVVAYLPERFREFADFRIVVFGLLLLLLANFRPQGLLPPRRAKRAQRADAATQELEGTQEGARA, translated from the coding sequence ATGAGCACCTCCGCCACCGCCGCGAAGCCGGCCCGCCCGGCCAAGCCGTCGTTCGCCGACCGCTGGACCGCCCTGCCCAAGCCGGTCCAGGTCCTGGTCTGGGTCCTCCTCGCGCTCTTCTTCTTCGTCCTGCCGCTGCTGAACCTCCCGATCGTGTCCACCCCCGACGCCGAGTTCGGCTCGGTGCTGGCCAGCGTCGCCAACTACGCCCTCGTGGCCCTGGGCCTGAACATCGTGCTCGGGTACGCGGGGCTGCTCGACCTCGGTTACGTGGGCTTCTACGCGATCGGCGCCTACACCGTGGGCGTCGGCGGCTCGCTGCACGGCGAGATCAACTGGTTCGTCCTGATCATCATGGCCGTCACCATCTCCACCGCGAGCGGCCTGCTGCTGGGGGCGCCCACCCTGCGGGTGCGCGGCGACTACCTCGCCATCGTCACCCTCGGGTTCGGCGAGATCATCCGGCTCACCGCGCTCAACACGGAGTGGCTGAACCAGGCCCGCGGCATCACCGGCATCCCGCGCCCGCCCTCGACCGAGCTGTTCGGCCTGCCCAGCCTGGTCTGGGACGGGGCGACGGCCAAGGTGGACCTCGGCGAGGGGGCCCGCTCGATCTTCCTGAAGTTCGGGCTGCTGGACGCGGTCCCGTACTACTGGCTCGCCCTCATCGTCATCATCCTCGTGCTCATCGCCGACAAGCTGCTGCAGGCCAGCCGCGTCGGGCGCGCCTGGGAGGCGACCCGCGAGGACGAGGAGGCCGCCGAGCTCAACGGCGTCCCGACCTTCCGCTTCAAGCTGCTCGCCTTCGCCATGGGCGCGTTCGTGGGTGGCCTCTCGGGGGCGTTGTACGCCTCCCGGATCGGGGCGATCAACCCCGACTCGTTCATGATCCAGCTGTCCATGATGTTCCTCGCCGCCGTCGTCATCGGCGGTCAGGGCAACCGCTGGGGCGCCATCGTCGGCGGTGTCGTCGTGGCGTACCTGCCGGAGCGCTTCCGCGAGTTCGCCGACTTCCGCATCGTCGTCTTCGGGCTGCTCCTGCTGCTGCTGGCGAACTTCCGCCCGCAGGGCCTGCTGCCGCCGCGCCGGGCCAAGCGCGCCCAGCGCGCCGACGCCGCCACCCAGGAACTCGAAGGGACCCAGGAGGGCGCTCGTGCCTGA
- a CDS encoding ABC transporter ATP-binding protein encodes MPELTEDTAPRAPQAFGAPLLTMENVTLKFGGVVALNDVSFDIREGEILGLIGPNGAGKTTCFNALTGVYQPTSGRVVFDGQPLGRRKRFQINRLGIARTFQNIRLFGNMTARENVLVGADSHHRSGVVNSLFRLPRHRRETREGHRLADELLAMMDLSHRADDLARNLSYGEQRRLEIARALATRPKLLCLDEPAAGFNPVEKQRLMDLIRKVRDMGNTVLLIEHDMRLVMGVTDRIVVLEFGKKIADGLPADIRNDPAVIAAYLGVEDDQLAEGDVDE; translated from the coding sequence GTGCCTGAGCTCACCGAGGACACCGCCCCGCGCGCCCCGCAGGCGTTCGGCGCTCCGCTGCTGACGATGGAGAACGTCACCCTGAAGTTCGGAGGCGTCGTCGCCCTCAACGACGTGTCCTTCGACATCCGCGAGGGGGAGATCCTGGGGCTCATCGGCCCCAACGGCGCCGGGAAGACGACGTGCTTCAACGCCCTCACCGGCGTCTACCAGCCGACGTCGGGACGGGTCGTCTTCGACGGCCAGCCGCTGGGCCGGCGCAAGCGGTTCCAGATCAACCGCCTCGGGATCGCCCGCACCTTCCAGAACATCCGCCTGTTCGGGAACATGACCGCGCGGGAGAACGTCCTCGTCGGGGCCGACTCCCACCACCGCTCCGGGGTCGTCAACTCCCTGTTCCGGCTGCCCCGGCACCGCCGGGAGACCCGCGAGGGCCACCGCCTCGCGGACGAGCTGCTCGCGATGATGGACCTCTCCCACCGCGCGGACGACCTGGCCCGCAACCTCTCCTACGGCGAGCAGCGCCGGCTGGAGATCGCCCGGGCGCTGGCCACGCGGCCCAAGCTGCTCTGCCTGGACGAACCTGCCGCCGGGTTCAACCCGGTCGAGAAGCAGCGGCTGATGGACCTCATCCGCAAGGTCCGCGACATGGGCAACACCGTCCTGCTCATCGAGCACGACATGCGCCTGGTCATGGGCGTCACCGACCGGATCGTGGTCCTGGAGTTCGGCAAGAAGATCGCCGACGGCCTGCCCGCCGACATCCGCAACGACCCGGCCGTCATCGCCGCCTACCTCGGGGTCGAGGACGATCAGCTGGCCGAAGGAGACGTGGACGAATGA
- a CDS encoding ABC transporter ATP-binding protein, which produces MNTPTQQKTLGEDQLVVEGLSVNYGRIEAIRDVSFRVPRGAIATLIGANGAGKTTTLKTVSGLRSVRTGSIVFEGEDITKVPSHKLVQKGLCQAPEGRGTFVGMTVEENLDMGAYTRKDRRTAAYRSDLERVYGLFPRLQERRSQFAGTMSGGEQQMLAIGRALMSRPRVLLLDEPSMGLAPKLIQQIFSIIVEINQQGTTVLLVEQNAAQALRISDVAYVLETGTVVRSGTGADLAADDSIRAAYLGGDV; this is translated from the coding sequence ATGAACACCCCGACGCAGCAGAAGACCCTCGGTGAGGACCAGCTCGTCGTCGAGGGGCTCAGCGTCAACTACGGCCGCATCGAGGCCATCCGCGACGTGTCGTTCCGGGTGCCCCGGGGCGCCATCGCGACGCTCATCGGGGCCAACGGCGCGGGCAAGACGACGACGCTGAAGACGGTGTCGGGGCTGCGCAGCGTGCGCACCGGCTCCATCGTCTTCGAGGGCGAGGACATCACCAAGGTGCCCTCGCACAAGCTCGTCCAGAAGGGCCTCTGCCAGGCTCCCGAGGGGCGCGGCACGTTCGTCGGGATGACCGTCGAGGAGAACCTCGACATGGGCGCCTACACCCGCAAGGACCGGCGCACCGCGGCCTACCGCAGCGACCTGGAGCGCGTCTACGGGCTGTTCCCGCGCCTGCAGGAGCGCCGCAGCCAGTTCGCCGGCACCATGTCCGGCGGCGAGCAGCAGATGCTCGCCATCGGCCGGGCGCTGATGAGCCGGCCCCGGGTGCTGCTCCTCGACGAGCCGTCGATGGGGCTCGCGCCCAAGCTGATCCAGCAGATCTTCTCGATCATCGTGGAGATCAACCAGCAGGGGACGACCGTCCTGCTCGTGGAGCAGAACGCCGCCCAGGCGCTGCGGATCTCCGACGTGGCCTACGTCCTGGAGACGGGCACCGTCGTGCGCTCGGGGACGGGAGCCGACCTCGCGGCCGACGACTCCATCCGCGCCGCCTACCTCGGCGGCGACGTCTAG
- a CDS encoding GNAT family N-acetyltransferase — protein sequence MARPAVEVRDAGAGDIDVLMGLYASARFDQGQLRTATATVRARLLRALEHGEVQVLLASLGAQPAGYALITTSPLLPLGSSAGPSIEHLHVVPHLRRRGVGRALLRRAMLLAQADGADQVACTVLPGDREYTRYLARLGFAPVVVRRAVPLPVLRRRLAEGPPALAHTTDVVARRRSLRARLARAGAPGPGSPPAGVPTAS from the coding sequence GTGGCACGACCCGCAGTGGAGGTCCGCGACGCCGGGGCCGGCGACATCGACGTCCTCATGGGGCTCTACGCCTCCGCCCGCTTCGACCAGGGGCAGCTGCGCACCGCCACCGCCACCGTGCGGGCCCGCCTGCTGCGGGCCCTGGAGCACGGCGAGGTCCAGGTGCTCCTCGCCTCCCTGGGCGCCCAGCCCGCCGGCTACGCCCTCATCACCACCTCGCCGCTGCTGCCGCTGGGCAGCAGCGCCGGCCCCAGCATCGAGCACCTGCACGTCGTCCCCCACCTGCGCCGGCGCGGCGTGGGCCGGGCCCTGCTGCGCCGGGCCATGCTGCTGGCCCAGGCCGACGGGGCGGACCAGGTCGCCTGCACCGTCCTGCCCGGGGACCGCGAGTACACCCGCTACCTGGCCCGCCTCGGCTTCGCCCCCGTCGTCGTGCGCCGCGCGGTGCCCCTCCCGGTGCTGCGCCGCCGCCTCGCCGAGGGACCCCCGGCGCTGGCCCACACCACCGACGTCGTCGCCCGTCGCCGGTCGCTGCGCGCGCGGCTGGCCCGGGCCGGCGCCCCCGGGCCGGGCAGCCCCCCCGCCGGGGTCCCCACCGCCTCCTGA
- the polA gene encoding DNA polymerase I, which produces MTPAASTTASTTRARASSARKGAKAAPARPRLLLIDGHSMAYRAFYALPVQNFATTTGQPTNAVYGFTSMLINLLRDEDPTHFAVTFDVSRASFRTEVYADYKGTRTKSPDEFRGQVDLVKEVLAALRVPVVEIEGYEADDVIATLTEQAVAQGFDVLISSGDRDAFQLVRPEVTVLYPVKGVSELTRMTPEAVEAKYGVPPERYPDLAALVGESSDNLPGVPGVGAKTAAKWINLYDGLDGVIANADLIKGKAGESLRAHLDSVIRNRRLNALVHDLTLSATIPELVRRAWDREQVHTVFDGLEFRVLRDRLFATLESAEPEAEAGFGVDGAVLLAGEVAPWLTDHAQDRTGLHVTGEWSRGSGEVTGLALAGADGVAAWIDPLTLEPADEQALAAWLADPDRPKVAHDVKGPSHALLARGWTLAGVVLDTALAAYLCRPDQRSYDLADLAVRHLKRELRAEGSTGGADADVDEQLTLDGSDGPVGGDQQARAEEGMVRALAISELAGVLAAELEERGGTRLLHEVELPLVAVLAAQERVGIAVDDELLADLEARFAERVAQAQAQAYEVIGTEINLGSPKQLQTVLFEQLDMPKTKRTKTGYTTDADALAALFVKTEHPFLAHLLEHRDASRLRQTVEGLRKSVADDGRIHTTYQQMIAATGRLSSTDPNLQNIPIRTEEGRRIREAFVVGPDAGAGDGYECLLTADYSQIEMRIMAHLSGDEGLISAFTSGEDLHRFVGSRVFGVAPVDVTPEMRAKIKAMSYGLAYGLSAFGLSNQLKISTEEAKDLMDEYFQRFGGVRDYLHGVVEEARRTGWTETIMGRRRYLPDLASDNRQRREMAERMALNAPIQGSAADIIKVAMLDLDAGLREAGLRSRLLLQVHDELVLEVARGEREPLEELVRATMAGAADLAVPLDVSVGVGRSWHEAGH; this is translated from the coding sequence GTGACCCCCGCTGCCTCCACCACCGCCTCCACGACCCGGGCGCGCGCGAGCAGCGCGCGGAAGGGGGCGAAGGCGGCCCCCGCCCGTCCGCGGCTGCTCCTCATCGACGGTCACTCGATGGCCTACCGGGCCTTCTACGCCCTGCCGGTGCAGAACTTCGCGACGACGACGGGTCAGCCGACGAACGCGGTGTACGGCTTCACCTCGATGCTCATCAACCTGCTGCGCGACGAGGACCCCACGCACTTCGCCGTCACCTTCGACGTCTCGCGGGCCTCCTTCCGCACCGAGGTCTACGCCGACTACAAGGGGACCCGCACCAAGAGCCCCGACGAGTTCCGCGGGCAGGTGGACCTGGTCAAGGAGGTGCTCGCCGCCCTGCGGGTGCCGGTGGTGGAGATCGAGGGCTACGAGGCCGACGACGTCATCGCCACCCTCACCGAGCAGGCCGTGGCCCAGGGGTTCGACGTCCTCATCTCCAGCGGGGACCGCGACGCCTTCCAGCTCGTCCGCCCCGAGGTCACCGTCCTCTACCCGGTGAAGGGCGTCTCGGAGCTGACGCGGATGACCCCTGAGGCCGTCGAGGCCAAGTACGGCGTCCCGCCCGAGCGCTACCCCGACCTCGCCGCGCTGGTGGGGGAGTCCTCCGACAACCTCCCCGGCGTCCCCGGGGTCGGGGCCAAGACGGCGGCGAAGTGGATCAACCTCTACGACGGGCTCGACGGGGTCATCGCCAACGCCGACCTCATCAAGGGCAAGGCGGGGGAGAGCCTGCGCGCCCACCTGGACTCCGTCATCCGCAACCGCCGCCTCAACGCCCTCGTCCACGACCTCACCCTGTCGGCGACGATCCCCGAGCTCGTCCGCCGCGCCTGGGACCGCGAGCAGGTCCACACCGTCTTCGACGGCCTTGAGTTCCGCGTCCTGCGCGACCGCCTCTTCGCCACCCTCGAGTCCGCCGAACCCGAGGCGGAGGCCGGCTTCGGCGTCGACGGCGCCGTCCTCCTCGCCGGGGAGGTGGCCCCGTGGCTGACCGACCACGCCCAGGACCGCACCGGGCTGCACGTCACGGGGGAGTGGAGCCGCGGCAGCGGCGAGGTCACCGGTCTCGCCCTCGCCGGCGCCGACGGGGTGGCCGCCTGGATCGACCCCCTCACCCTGGAACCGGCCGACGAGCAGGCGCTCGCGGCCTGGCTCGCCGACCCCGACCGGCCCAAGGTCGCCCACGACGTCAAGGGCCCCAGCCACGCCCTGCTCGCCCGCGGCTGGACCCTGGCCGGGGTCGTCCTGGACACCGCGCTCGCCGCCTACCTGTGCCGGCCCGACCAGCGCAGCTACGACCTCGCCGACCTCGCCGTGCGCCACCTCAAGCGCGAGCTGCGCGCCGAGGGCTCCACCGGGGGCGCCGACGCCGACGTCGACGAGCAGCTGACCCTCGACGGCAGCGACGGTCCCGTCGGCGGGGACCAGCAGGCCCGCGCCGAGGAGGGGATGGTCCGGGCCCTGGCGATCTCCGAGCTGGCCGGGGTCCTGGCCGCGGAGCTGGAGGAGCGCGGGGGCACGCGGCTGCTGCACGAGGTCGAGCTGCCGCTGGTCGCCGTGCTGGCCGCGCAGGAGCGCGTCGGCATCGCCGTGGACGACGAGCTGCTCGCCGACCTCGAGGCCCGCTTCGCCGAGCGGGTGGCGCAGGCGCAGGCGCAGGCGTACGAGGTCATCGGCACCGAGATCAACCTGGGCTCGCCCAAGCAGCTGCAGACGGTGCTCTTCGAGCAGCTGGACATGCCCAAGACCAAGCGCACCAAGACGGGGTACACGACGGACGCGGACGCCCTCGCGGCGCTGTTCGTCAAGACGGAGCACCCGTTCCTGGCCCACCTGCTGGAGCACCGCGACGCCTCGCGGCTGCGGCAGACGGTCGAGGGGCTGCGCAAGTCCGTCGCCGACGACGGCCGCATCCACACCACCTACCAGCAGATGATCGCCGCGACCGGCCGGTTGTCCTCGACCGACCCGAACCTGCAGAACATCCCCATCCGCACCGAGGAGGGGCGCCGGATCCGCGAGGCGTTCGTCGTCGGGCCCGACGCGGGCGCCGGGGACGGCTACGAGTGCCTGCTCACGGCCGACTACTCCCAGATCGAGATGCGGATCATGGCCCACCTCTCCGGCGACGAGGGGCTCATCTCGGCGTTCACCTCGGGGGAGGACCTGCACCGCTTCGTCGGCAGCCGGGTCTTCGGGGTGGCCCCCGTCGACGTCACCCCCGAGATGCGGGCCAAGATCAAGGCGATGTCCTACGGCCTGGCCTACGGCCTGAGCGCCTTCGGGCTGTCGAACCAGCTGAAGATCTCCACCGAGGAGGCCAAGGACCTCATGGACGAGTACTTCCAGCGGTTCGGCGGCGTGCGCGACTACCTGCACGGCGTCGTGGAGGAGGCGCGCCGGACCGGCTGGACCGAGACGATCATGGGCCGGCGCCGCTACCTGCCCGACCTGGCCAGCGACAACCGCCAGCGCCGGGAGATGGCCGAGCGGATGGCGCTGAACGCCCCCATCCAGGGGTCGGCCGCGGACATCATCAAGGTCGCGATGCTGGACCTCGACGCGGGGCTGCGCGAGGCGGGGCTGCGCTCGCGGCTGCTGCTGCAGGTCCACGACGAACTGGTCCTCGAGGTCGCGCGGGGCGAGCGCGAACCGCTGGAGGAGCTCGTGCGCGCGACGATGGCCGGGGCCGCGGACCTGGCGGTGCCGCTGGACGTCTCCGTCGGGGTGGGCCGGTCCTGGCACGAGGCCGGGCACTGA